Proteins encoded in a region of the Streptomyces sp. NBC_00258 genome:
- a CDS encoding transglycosylase domain-containing protein has product MSEHRRKPPQPQGGGRAAARRGQTGSSSGRRAAPRSATGSPSDSYDSGGEERPFGSRAEARRAAQRSSPSGGRRRAADGAGHGGHGGGGRRGGPGGPNGPGRGRGRGPDPYKKRIIDYPRAGKYGWARWVPSWKLVTGTFIGFCGSLMAVAGIAYAMVGVPDVAAAAKAQNNVYYWANNKPMVSTGGETNRQNIKYEQIPKAMRYAVMSAENKKFETDKGIDPVGIGRALFNMAKGGETQGGSTITQQYVKNAMLNDQSQTMSRKFKELLVSIKVGREEPKEEVMAGYLNTAYYGRSSYGLQAAARSYFGKDATDLDASECALLAAVLKGATYYDPAGATAIDPGATQEANTRRATERWSWILTEMVKDGHLSATERAKYTELPKLQNPRSSSELGGQIGYLVDLAKGYVINNTDITEEQLRQGGYEIHTTFDKTKVNELEKAVKKVRKENLDAKRRPKTDTHVQFGGASVDPKDGAIVAIYGGESATKHFTNNADETGAAVGSTFKPFVLAAAMQDGKRDPDLGESQAQDERTKVSPDSFYSGKNKLKIETYDGSIWKNDKGKEWLQTNDDDASYGTPPNYRIDLREAMRVSANSAFVQLGMDVGLDKVKKAAENAGLRPNSLTGTTFPSFSIGISDPSAIRMAGSYATFATSGKQNDPFSVREVEHEGGIVWKHKSAPKDAFTKPVADNVTDVLKTVVEDGTGTSAQLDGREVAGKTGTTDGNKSAWFVGYTPQLSTAVSMYRMDDDETKKSRPFLEMYGTGGQKTIHGASFPAEVWHDYMEQALKGEPSEDFPEAEPIGVVVNDLPTPSVTPSPTESEEEQPEPSAEPSETETSPSPSTSETCGPFGNFPCEDTGGTETGGNETGGTDGGVSSSPTESEDPGNTRGNGNGGLFGGSTG; this is encoded by the coding sequence ATGAGCGAGCACCGTCGCAAACCGCCGCAGCCGCAAGGCGGCGGACGTGCCGCGGCCCGACGCGGCCAGACCGGGTCGTCCTCCGGCCGCCGTGCGGCGCCGCGGAGCGCCACCGGGTCTCCTTCCGACTCCTATGACTCGGGAGGTGAGGAGCGCCCGTTCGGTAGCCGTGCAGAGGCCCGGCGGGCGGCACAGAGAAGCAGCCCCAGCGGTGGCAGGCGCAGAGCCGCCGACGGGGCGGGGCACGGCGGCCACGGTGGTGGCGGCCGGCGTGGTGGTCCCGGCGGGCCGAACGGCCCTGGGCGGGGCAGAGGGCGCGGGCCCGATCCCTACAAGAAGCGGATCATCGACTATCCGCGCGCGGGCAAGTACGGATGGGCACGTTGGGTGCCCTCGTGGAAGCTCGTGACGGGTACGTTCATCGGCTTCTGCGGCAGTCTGATGGCCGTGGCGGGCATCGCGTACGCCATGGTGGGAGTGCCGGACGTCGCTGCGGCCGCGAAGGCGCAGAACAACGTCTACTACTGGGCCAACAACAAGCCGATGGTGTCCACGGGCGGTGAGACCAACCGCCAGAACATCAAGTACGAGCAGATCCCCAAGGCGATGCGGTACGCCGTCATGTCGGCCGAGAACAAGAAGTTCGAGACCGACAAGGGCATCGACCCCGTGGGTATCGGCCGCGCGCTCTTCAACATGGCCAAGGGCGGCGAGACGCAGGGCGGCTCGACCATCACCCAGCAGTACGTGAAGAACGCGATGCTGAACGACCAGTCGCAGACGATGTCCCGAAAGTTCAAGGAACTGCTCGTCTCCATCAAGGTGGGCCGAGAGGAGCCCAAGGAAGAGGTCATGGCGGGGTACCTGAACACCGCCTATTACGGCCGTAGCTCCTATGGACTCCAGGCAGCCGCTCGTTCCTACTTCGGCAAGGACGCGACCGACCTGGACGCGAGTGAGTGCGCCCTCCTCGCCGCGGTTCTGAAGGGCGCCACGTACTACGACCCCGCGGGAGCGACGGCGATCGACCCGGGGGCCACACAAGAGGCCAACACCAGGCGGGCCACGGAACGCTGGAGCTGGATCCTGACCGAAATGGTCAAGGACGGGCACCTGTCGGCCACCGAGCGGGCCAAGTACACGGAGCTCCCCAAGCTCCAGAACCCGCGGTCCAGCTCCGAGCTGGGCGGTCAGATCGGCTATCTCGTCGATCTCGCCAAGGGCTACGTCATCAACAACACGGATATCACCGAGGAGCAGCTCCGGCAGGGCGGCTACGAGATCCACACGACCTTCGACAAGACGAAGGTCAACGAGCTCGAGAAGGCCGTGAAGAAGGTCCGCAAGGAGAACCTCGACGCGAAGCGCCGCCCGAAGACCGACACGCACGTCCAGTTCGGCGGGGCTTCCGTGGATCCGAAGGACGGTGCCATCGTCGCCATCTACGGCGGTGAGTCGGCGACCAAGCACTTCACCAACAACGCCGACGAGACTGGTGCCGCGGTCGGTTCGACGTTCAAGCCGTTCGTCCTGGCGGCCGCCATGCAGGACGGCAAGCGCGACCCCGACCTCGGGGAGTCCCAGGCACAGGACGAACGCACCAAGGTCTCGCCGGACAGCTTCTACAGCGGCAAGAACAAACTCAAGATCGAGACCTACGACGGCAGTATCTGGAAGAACGACAAGGGCAAGGAGTGGCTGCAGACCAACGACGACGACGCGTCGTACGGCACTCCGCCGAACTACCGGATCGACCTGCGTGAAGCCATGAGGGTGTCGGCGAACTCCGCCTTCGTGCAGCTCGGCATGGATGTCGGTCTGGACAAGGTGAAGAAGGCGGCGGAGAACGCCGGCCTCAGGCCGAACAGTCTGACGGGCACCACCTTCCCGTCCTTCTCCATCGGTATCTCGGACCCCAGCGCGATTCGCATGGCCGGTTCGTACGCGACGTTCGCGACCAGCGGGAAGCAGAACGACCCGTTCTCGGTCCGGGAGGTCGAGCACGAAGGGGGCATCGTGTGGAAGCACAAGTCCGCGCCCAAGGATGCCTTCACCAAGCCGGTCGCTGACAACGTCACCGACGTCCTGAAGACCGTCGTCGAGGACGGAACCGGTACCTCGGCCCAACTCGACGGTCGCGAGGTGGCAGGCAAGACCGGTACGACGGACGGCAACAAGTCCGCCTGGTTCGTCGGGTACACCCCGCAGTTGTCGACCGCGGTCAGCATGTACCGCATGGACGACGACGAGACCAAGAAGAGTCGTCCGTTCCTGGAGATGTACGGCACGGGTGGCCAGAAGACCATTCACGGTGCCTCGTTCCCGGCCGAGGTCTGGCACGACTACATGGAGCAGGCGCTCAAGGGTGAGCCGTCCGAGGACTTCCCGGAGGCCGAGCCCATCGGTGTGGTCGTCAACGACCTTCCGACCCCGAGCGTGACCCCCTCGCCCACCGAGTCCGAAGAGGAGCAGCCCGAGCCCAGTGCGGAGCCCAGCGAGACGGAGACCTCTCCTTCGCCCTCCACGAGTGAGACCTGTGGCCCCTTCGGCAACTTCCCGTGCGAGGACACCGGCGGAACAGAAACGGGCGGAAACGAGACCGGCGGTACGGACGGAGGAGTGTCGTCTTCACCCACGGAATCCGAGGATCCAGGCAACACCAGAGGTAATGGCAATGGTGGCCTCTTCGGAGGATCAACCGGATAG
- a CDS encoding PadR family transcriptional regulator, whose protein sequence is MSRRSGILEFAVLGLLRESPMHGYELRKRLNTSLGVFRAFSYGTLYPCLKTLVASGWLIEEPGNTTEDALAAPLSGRRAKIVYRLTAEGKEHFEDLLSQTGPDAYEDEHFAARFAFFGQTSRDVRMRVLEGRRSRLEERLEKMRASLARTRERLDDYTLELQRHGMESVEREVRWLNELIESERAGRDQQRPGSDGSAQQDSTSGESGGLPRPGDTPGPDPSDDTAT, encoded by the coding sequence ATGAGCCGGCGTTCCGGGATCCTTGAGTTCGCCGTCCTCGGCCTGCTCCGCGAGTCCCCGATGCACGGCTATGAGCTGCGCAAACGCCTCAATACGTCACTGGGGGTGTTCCGTGCGTTCAGCTACGGGACGCTCTACCCCTGCCTCAAGACGCTGGTCGCCAGCGGCTGGTTGATCGAGGAGCCGGGGAACACCACCGAGGACGCGCTCGCGGCGCCACTCTCAGGGCGTCGCGCCAAGATCGTCTATCGGTTGACGGCTGAAGGTAAGGAGCATTTCGAGGACCTGCTCTCACAGACGGGTCCCGACGCGTACGAGGACGAGCACTTCGCCGCTCGCTTCGCCTTCTTCGGCCAGACGTCACGGGACGTACGGATGCGGGTCCTCGAAGGGCGCCGCAGCCGTCTCGAGGAGCGCCTGGAGAAGATGCGTGCCTCTCTGGCGCGCACCCGGGAGCGACTCGACGACTACACCCTTGAGCTCCAGCGCCACGGAATGGAGTCCGTGGAGCGCGAAGTGCGCTGGCTGAACGAGCTCATCGAGAGCGAGCGGGCCGGACGGGACCAGCAGCGTCCCGGATCGGACGGCTCCGCTCAGCAGGACAGCACATCTGGGGAGTCGGGCGGCCTGCCCCGGCCCGGGGACACTCCCGGGCCGGATCCGTCCGATGACACTGCCACGTGA
- a CDS encoding inositol-3-phosphate synthase, whose product MGSVRVAIVGVGNCAASLVQGVEYYKDADPASKVPGLMHVQFGDYHVGDVEFVAAFDVDAKKVGLDLSDAIGASENNTIKICDVPNKGVTVQRGHTYDGLGKYYRETIEESAEAPVDVVQILKDKQVDVLVCYLPVGSEDAAKFYAQAAIDAKVAFVNALPVFIAGTKEWADKFTEAGVPIVGDDIKSQVGATITHRVMAKLFEDRGVRLERTMQLNVGGNMDFKNMLERDRLESKKISKTQAVTSQIPDRDMGAKNVHIGPSDYVAWLDDRKWAYVRLEGRAFGDVPLNLEYKLEVWDSPNSAGVIIDALRAAKIAKDRGIGGPILSASSYFMKSPPVQYFDDEAYDNVEKFIKGEVER is encoded by the coding sequence ATGGGTTCGGTTCGCGTAGCCATCGTCGGCGTGGGCAACTGCGCCGCCTCGCTGGTACAGGGCGTCGAGTACTACAAGGATGCCGATCCGGCGTCCAAGGTGCCCGGCCTGATGCACGTCCAGTTCGGCGACTACCACGTGGGTGACGTCGAGTTCGTCGCCGCCTTCGACGTCGACGCGAAGAAGGTCGGCCTCGACCTCTCGGACGCCATCGGCGCCAGCGAGAACAACACCATCAAGATCTGCGACGTCCCGAACAAGGGCGTCACGGTCCAGCGCGGTCACACGTACGACGGTCTCGGCAAGTACTACCGCGAGACCATCGAGGAGTCCGCCGAGGCCCCGGTCGACGTCGTCCAGATCCTCAAGGACAAGCAGGTCGACGTTCTCGTCTGCTACCTGCCCGTCGGTTCCGAGGACGCGGCGAAGTTCTACGCCCAGGCCGCCATCGACGCCAAGGTCGCCTTCGTCAACGCTCTTCCGGTCTTCATCGCCGGCACCAAGGAGTGGGCGGACAAGTTCACCGAGGCGGGCGTCCCGATCGTCGGCGACGACATCAAGTCGCAGGTCGGCGCCACCATCACGCACCGTGTGATGGCGAAGCTGTTCGAGGACCGCGGTGTCCGACTCGAGCGCACCATGCAGCTCAACGTCGGCGGCAACATGGACTTCAAGAACATGCTGGAGCGCGACCGCCTCGAGTCCAAGAAGATCTCGAAGACGCAGGCCGTCACCTCGCAGATCCCCGACCGCGACATGGGCGCGAAGAACGTCCACATCGGTCCCTCGGACTACGTGGCCTGGCTCGACGACCGCAAGTGGGCGTACGTCCGCCTCGAGGGCCGTGCCTTCGGTGACGTCCCGCTGAACCTGGAGTACAAGCTCGAGGTCTGGGACTCCCCGAACTCCGCGGGTGTCATCATCGACGCCCTGCGTGCCGCGAAGATCGCCAAGGACCGTGGCATCGGCGGCCCGATCCTCTCCGCGTCGAGCTACTTCATGAAGTCGCCGCCGGTCCAGTACTTCGACGACGAGGCCTACGACAACGTCGAGAAGTTCATCAAGGGCGAGGTCGAGCGCTAA
- a CDS encoding MFS transporter, whose product MAVVRDLRVLLRFGNFRRLLAVRLLSQGADGVYQVALATYVVFSPEKQTSAAAIASAMAVLLLPYSLVGPFAGVLLDRWRRRQVFLYGNLLRAALAALTAVLMLSGVPDWLFYVSALCVTAVNRFVLAGLSAALPRVVDSERLVMANSLSPTAGTLAATVGGGLAFVVRLVASDSDAAVVLVGAALYVCSALASLRLAPELLGPDRELVHPRLKAALVGTAHGLTSGVRHLAEPARREAARALAAMTLMRFCYGALTVMVLMLCRYAWSSGSDDDGLALLGLAVGISGAGFFAAAVLTPAAVGRLGPSGWIIACAGSAAVLEPALGLPFAEVPILVAAFVLGLTTQGAKIATDTVVQSSVDDGFRGRIFAVYDVLFNVAFVGAAAVAALMLPPDGRSVALVVTVAVIYGAVAATMARFARQ is encoded by the coding sequence ATGGCTGTCGTGCGTGACCTGCGCGTCCTCCTGCGCTTCGGGAACTTCCGGCGTCTGCTCGCCGTCCGGCTGTTGTCGCAGGGTGCTGACGGCGTCTATCAGGTCGCGCTCGCCACGTATGTCGTCTTCTCACCGGAGAAGCAGACCTCGGCGGCGGCGATCGCCTCGGCCATGGCGGTCCTGCTGCTCCCGTACTCCCTCGTGGGCCCCTTCGCCGGCGTCCTGCTGGACCGCTGGCGACGCCGCCAGGTCTTCCTGTACGGGAACCTGCTGCGGGCGGCGCTGGCCGCCCTGACGGCCGTCCTCATGCTGAGCGGTGTGCCGGACTGGCTCTTCTACGTTTCCGCCCTGTGCGTGACCGCGGTCAACCGGTTCGTCCTGGCGGGCCTGTCCGCCGCACTGCCCCGCGTCGTCGACTCCGAGCGCCTGGTGATGGCCAACTCCCTGTCGCCCACGGCCGGAACGCTCGCCGCGACGGTCGGCGGCGGTCTCGCCTTCGTCGTCCGGCTGGTCGCCTCGGACTCCGATGCGGCGGTCGTCCTCGTCGGAGCAGCCCTCTACGTGTGTTCCGCGCTCGCCTCGCTGCGCCTGGCACCGGAACTTCTGGGCCCCGACCGGGAGTTGGTGCATCCACGGTTGAAGGCGGCACTGGTCGGCACGGCACACGGCCTGACGTCAGGGGTACGTCATCTGGCCGAGCCCGCACGACGGGAGGCCGCCCGGGCCCTGGCCGCGATGACACTGATGCGGTTCTGCTACGGCGCCCTGACGGTCATGGTGCTGATGCTCTGCCGGTACGCCTGGTCGTCGGGCTCGGACGACGACGGGCTCGCCCTCCTGGGCCTGGCCGTGGGGATCTCCGGAGCGGGCTTCTTCGCCGCGGCTGTGCTGACCCCTGCGGCGGTCGGCCGGCTCGGGCCCAGCGGCTGGATCATCGCCTGTGCCGGATCCGCCGCGGTCCTGGAGCCGGCGCTCGGCCTGCCGTTCGCCGAAGTCCCCATACTGGTCGCCGCCTTCGTCCTCGGCCTGACGACTCAGGGCGCGAAGATCGCCACGGACACCGTGGTCCAGTCGTCCGTAGACGACGGCTTCCGTGGCCGGATCTTCGCCGTCTACGACGTTCTGTTCAACGTGGCCTTCGTCGGCGCCGCCGCGGTGGCCGCGCTGATGCTGCCTCCTGACGGCCGCTCGGTCGCGCTCGTGGTCACGGTGGCCGTTATCTACGGGGCAGTTGCTGCCACTATGGCCCGCTTTGCACGGCAGTGA
- a CDS encoding LppU/SCO3897 family protein — MTTPPPQGQNPFAQGQPPQGQNPYGQPPSGNPYGQPQPGDTQQPPYFNQGAPVPPAAPARSGFKKYLRFIIPVAVLSIAAGTYFFGGDDATKLQAGDCLRNTGSDSNATVEKLDCGDSKATHKVLAKKDGSSLAQLACQSVQGTTAALSWKEGSDSFVLCLADNK, encoded by the coding sequence GTGACCACTCCGCCGCCTCAAGGCCAGAACCCGTTCGCGCAGGGGCAGCCGCCCCAGGGCCAGAACCCCTACGGGCAGCCCCCGAGCGGGAACCCGTACGGCCAGCCGCAGCCCGGAGACACCCAGCAGCCCCCGTACTTCAACCAGGGCGCGCCGGTTCCGCCGGCTGCTCCGGCGCGTAGTGGCTTCAAGAAGTACCTGCGGTTCATCATCCCCGTGGCCGTGCTCTCCATAGCCGCCGGCACCTACTTCTTCGGTGGCGACGACGCCACAAAGCTTCAGGCCGGCGACTGCCTGCGCAACACGGGCTCCGATTCCAACGCCACGGTCGAGAAGCTCGACTGCGGCGACTCGAAGGCCACGCACAAGGTTCTGGCGAAGAAGGACGGCTCCAGCCTGGCGCAGCTCGCTTGCCAGTCCGTCCAGGGCACCACTGCCGCTCTCTCCTGGAAGGAAGGGTCCGACTCCTTCGTGCTCTGCCTGGCAGACAACAAGTAA
- a CDS encoding CCA tRNA nucleotidyltransferase, with protein MPNANEDNPSALNQVQSRAVSELLRVSPVADELARRFQEAGFSLALVGGSVRDALLGRLGNDLDFTTDARPEDVLKIMRPWADAVWEVGIAFGTVGGQKDARVGDVNQSFQIEVTTYRSEAYDRTSRKPEVSYGDSIEEDLVRRDFTVNAMAVVLPEKEFIDPHGGLDDLAAHVLRTPSTPEASFSDDPLRMMRAARFAAQLDFGVAPDVVAAMKAMAERIEIVSAERVRDELNKLVLSAHPRKGLTLLVDTGLADRVLPELPALRLERDEHHRHKDVYDHTLIVLEQAMALEENGPDLTLRLAALLHDIGKPRTRRFETDGRVSFHHHEVVGAKMTKKRMTDLKYSNELVKDVSRLVELHLRFHGYGTGEWTDSAVRRYVRDAGPLLDRLHKLTRSDCTTRNKRKAAALSRAYDGLEERIGQLQEQEELDSIRPDLDGNQIMEILGVAPGPVIGQAYKFLLELRLENGPMEYDAAVSALKEWWAAQN; from the coding sequence GTGCCGAACGCCAACGAAGACAATCCCAGTGCCCTGAATCAGGTGCAGAGCCGCGCGGTGAGCGAACTGCTGCGGGTGTCCCCCGTCGCCGATGAGCTCGCCCGCCGTTTCCAGGAGGCCGGGTTCTCCCTCGCCCTGGTCGGCGGCTCGGTCCGGGACGCCCTCCTCGGCCGGCTCGGCAACGACCTGGACTTCACGACCGACGCCCGGCCCGAGGACGTATTGAAGATCATGCGGCCCTGGGCGGACGCCGTGTGGGAGGTCGGGATCGCCTTCGGCACGGTCGGCGGACAGAAGGACGCCCGCGTCGGAGACGTCAACCAGAGCTTCCAGATCGAGGTGACGACCTACCGTTCGGAGGCGTACGACCGGACCTCGCGCAAGCCCGAGGTCTCGTACGGCGACTCCATCGAGGAAGACCTGGTGCGCCGTGACTTCACGGTGAACGCGATGGCCGTGGTGCTCCCCGAGAAGGAGTTCATCGATCCGCACGGCGGGCTGGACGATCTTGCCGCCCATGTTCTGCGGACTCCGAGCACACCCGAGGCCTCCTTCTCCGACGACCCGCTGCGGATGATGCGGGCCGCTCGGTTCGCGGCGCAGCTTGACTTCGGGGTGGCGCCGGACGTCGTCGCGGCGATGAAGGCCATGGCCGAACGGATTGAGATCGTCTCCGCCGAGCGCGTGCGTGACGAGCTCAACAAGCTGGTCCTGTCCGCCCACCCGCGGAAGGGGCTGACGCTGCTCGTCGACACCGGGCTCGCCGACCGGGTACTGCCCGAACTGCCCGCTCTGCGCCTGGAGAGGGATGAGCACCATCGGCACAAGGACGTCTACGACCACACGCTGATCGTTCTGGAGCAGGCGATGGCGCTGGAGGAGAACGGTCCCGACCTCACCCTGCGCCTGGCCGCCCTGCTGCATGACATCGGCAAGCCGCGGACGCGTCGCTTCGAGACGGACGGACGGGTCTCCTTCCACCACCACGAGGTGGTGGGCGCCAAGATGACCAAGAAGCGGATGACCGACCTCAAGTACTCCAATGAGCTCGTGAAGGACGTCTCGCGTCTGGTCGAGCTGCACCTGCGCTTCCACGGCTACGGAACCGGGGAGTGGACGGACTCCGCGGTGCGCCGGTACGTGCGTGATGCGGGCCCGCTCCTGGACCGTCTCCACAAGCTGACCCGCTCGGACTGCACGACACGCAACAAGCGCAAGGCCGCCGCGCTTTCTCGTGCGTACGACGGTCTGGAGGAACGCATCGGTCAGCTTCAGGAGCAGGAGGAGCTGGACTCGATCCGGCCCGACCTCGACGGCAACCAGATTATGGAGATCCTGGGCGTCGCGCCCGGCCCGGTCATCGGGCAGGCCTACAAGTTCCTGCTGGAACTGCGTCTGGAGAACGGTCCGATGGAGTACGACGCGGCGGTGTCGGCGCTCAAGGAGTGGTGGGCCGCACAGAACTGA
- the murJ gene encoding murein biosynthesis integral membrane protein MurJ, protein MNAPYDGDRGQGAGGSGHPDDPPQGPPEPGEVPPQPAPDVYLQDAYAQDPYRAQDLAAQDPVAEALYDRAAHPPPPPGTYQPQPPLYAQPPQSPYAPDPRVWAQTPAPEPEGPTQYLPYGDDPRTTQFVGVDDLVTQAGEQRHEPDAFAHLFRDQQHGGAYPPAGGPPSVPSPTPEPAPAVEPPSTPPPAPAPAAAKKSGGRASGLLKSSAVMAAGTMVSRLTGFIRSALIVAALGVGLLGDTFQVAYQLPTMIYILTVGGGLNSVFVPQLVRAMKDDEDGGEAFANRLLTLVVVVLGALTALAVLAAPFLVRVLSTPVARDAAANDVAVTFARYFLPTIFFMGIHVVMGQILNARGKFGAMMWTPVLNNVVIIVTLGLFIWVYGTAENSGMEAATIPPEGERLLGIGVLLGLVVQALAMIPYLRETGFRLRLRFDWKGHGLGKAAMLAKWTVLFVLANQAGAIVVTQLSTAAGKDSPVDGTGFAAYANAQLIWGLPQAIITVSLMAALLPRLSRSAHEGDSGAVRDDISQGLRTTAVAIVPISFGFVALGIPMCTLMFGASGTSEATNMGYMLMAFGLGLIPYSVQYVVLRAFYAYEDTRTPFYNTVIVAAVNAGASALCFFLLPPRWAVAGMAASYGLAYAIGVGVAWSRLRKRLGGDLDGGRVLRTYARLGIASVPAALLSGAACYGIGHTLGQGVSGSFASLLGGGVVLLGVFYVAARRMRIEELNGMVGMVRGRLGR, encoded by the coding sequence ATGAACGCGCCGTACGACGGTGACCGCGGTCAGGGCGCGGGCGGCTCCGGCCACCCCGACGACCCGCCGCAGGGCCCGCCGGAGCCCGGCGAGGTGCCTCCTCAGCCCGCACCCGACGTGTACCTCCAGGACGCCTACGCCCAGGATCCCTACAGGGCGCAGGATCTCGCCGCCCAGGACCCCGTCGCCGAGGCCCTCTACGACCGCGCTGCGCATCCCCCGCCGCCACCCGGCACCTACCAGCCGCAGCCCCCGCTCTACGCTCAGCCGCCCCAATCCCCGTACGCCCCCGACCCACGTGTGTGGGCCCAGACCCCGGCCCCCGAGCCCGAGGGACCCACCCAGTACCTGCCGTACGGCGACGACCCCCGTACGACCCAGTTCGTGGGTGTCGACGACCTGGTGACCCAGGCCGGCGAGCAGCGCCACGAGCCGGACGCCTTCGCGCATCTCTTCCGGGACCAGCAGCACGGTGGCGCATACCCGCCCGCGGGGGGTCCGCCCAGCGTGCCCTCTCCGACGCCGGAACCCGCTCCGGCTGTGGAGCCGCCTTCGACACCCCCGCCCGCACCTGCGCCGGCGGCCGCGAAGAAGTCCGGTGGCCGTGCGTCCGGCCTGCTGAAGTCCAGTGCGGTCATGGCGGCGGGCACCATGGTGTCCCGCCTCACCGGCTTCATCCGCTCCGCGCTGATCGTCGCGGCGCTGGGCGTCGGCCTCCTCGGCGACACCTTCCAGGTCGCCTACCAGCTGCCGACGATGATCTACATCCTGACCGTCGGCGGTGGCCTCAACTCCGTCTTCGTACCGCAGCTGGTCCGCGCCATGAAGGATGACGAGGACGGTGGTGAGGCATTCGCCAACCGGCTGCTGACCCTCGTCGTCGTGGTTCTCGGCGCGCTCACCGCGCTCGCGGTGCTCGCCGCGCCGTTCTTGGTCCGCGTGCTGTCGACGCCAGTTGCCAGAGACGCGGCGGCCAACGACGTCGCCGTCACCTTCGCCCGCTACTTCCTGCCCACGATCTTCTTCATGGGCATCCACGTGGTGATGGGCCAGATCCTGAACGCGCGCGGAAAGTTCGGCGCGATGATGTGGACTCCGGTCCTCAACAACGTCGTCATCATCGTGACGCTCGGGCTGTTCATCTGGGTGTACGGCACCGCGGAGAACTCCGGCATGGAAGCCGCGACCATCCCGCCGGAGGGCGAGCGGCTGCTCGGCATCGGTGTCCTGCTCGGCCTTGTCGTCCAAGCCCTCGCGATGATCCCGTACCTCCGGGAGACCGGCTTCCGGCTGCGGTTGCGCTTCGACTGGAAGGGCCACGGTCTGGGCAAGGCCGCGATGCTCGCCAAGTGGACCGTTCTCTTCGTCCTCGCCAACCAGGCCGGCGCGATCGTCGTGACCCAGCTGTCCACCGCGGCGGGCAAGGACTCACCGGTCGACGGCACCGGCTTCGCGGCCTACGCCAACGCCCAGCTCATCTGGGGCCTCCCGCAGGCCATCATCACGGTCTCCCTGATGGCCGCCCTGTTGCCGCGGCTCTCACGTTCGGCCCATGAAGGCGACAGCGGCGCGGTCCGCGACGACATCTCCCAGGGCCTGCGCACGACCGCCGTCGCAATCGTGCCCATCTCCTTCGGCTTCGTCGCACTCGGCATCCCGATGTGCACGCTGATGTTCGGCGCCTCCGGGACCAGCGAAGCTACGAACATGGGCTACATGCTGATGGCCTTCGGCCTGGGGCTCATCCCGTACTCCGTGCAGTACGTCGTGCTGCGCGCCTTCTACGCGTACGAGGACACCCGGACCCCCTTCTACAACACGGTCATCGTGGCCGCCGTCAACGCCGGTGCCTCGGCGCTCTGCTTCTTCCTGCTCCCCCCGCGCTGGGCGGTGGCGGGCATGGCCGCGTCGTACGGTCTGGCCTACGCGATCGGCGTCGGGGTCGCGTGGAGCCGGCTGCGCAAGCGGCTGGGAGGCGACCTGGACGGTGGCCGGGTCCTGCGCACGTACGCACGGCTCGGTATCGCGTCGGTGCCGGCCGCGCTGCTCAGTGGTGCGGCCTGCTACGGAATCGGCCACACACTGGGACAGGGCGTCAGCGGCTCGTTCGCCTCCCTGCTCGGCGGTGGTGTCGTACTGCTCGGTGTCTTCTACGTCGCGGCGCGGCGGATGCGCATCGAGGAGCTGAATGGAATGGTCGGCATGGTCCGCGGGCGCCTTGGGCGCTGA